A portion of the Pagrus major chromosome 8, Pma_NU_1.0 genome contains these proteins:
- the LOC141001415 gene encoding gamma-crystallin M3-like, with the protein MSATDMNMMSRIVFYEDRNFQGRSYECSSDCADMSSYLSRCHSCRVERGCFMVYDRTNFMGNQYFLRRGEYSDYMSMMRMNDCIRSCHMIPMQRGSYRMKIYERENFGGHMHELMDDCDNIMDRYRMSNCMSCQVMDGHWLMYEQPHYRGRMMYMKPGEYRSFMSMGMSNMKFMSMRRIMDSCY; encoded by the exons ATGTCCGCCACCGACATGAATATGATGAGCAGG ATCGTGTTCTACGAGGACAGGAACTTCCAGGGTCGTTCCTACGAGTGCAGCAGCGACTGTGCCGACATGTCGTCCTACCTGAGCAGGTGTCACTCCTGCAGGGTGGAGAGAGGCTGCTTCATGGTCTACGACCGCACCAACTTCATGGGCAACCAGTACTTCCTGAGGAGGGGAGAGTACTCTGATTACATGAGCATGATGAGAATGAACGACTGCATCAGGTCCTGCCACATGATCCCCATG CAACGCGGCTCGTACAGGATGAAGATCTATGAGAGGGAGAACTTTGGAGGCCACATGCATGAGCTGATGGACGACTGCGACAACATCATGGATCGGTACCGCATGTCCAACTGCATGTCGTGTCAGGTGATGGACGGACACTGGCTGATGTACGAGCAGCCCCACTACAGAGGCAGGATGATGTACATGAAGCCTGGAGAGTACAGGAGCTTCATGAGCATGGGCATGAGCAACATGAAGTTCATGAGCATGAGACGCATCATGGACTCCTGCTACTGA
- the LOC141001416 gene encoding gamma-crystallin M3-like — protein MTTSSMNMGRIVFYEDRNFQGRSYECSSDCADMSSYLSRCHSCRVERGCFMVYDRTNFMGNQYFLRRGEYSDYMSMMGMNDCIRSCRMIPMHRGSYRMKIYERENFGGQMHELMDDCDNIMDRYRMSNCMSCQTMDGHWLMYEQPHYRGRMMYMKPGEYRSFMSMGMSNMKFMSMRRIMDSYH, from the exons ATGACGACCAGCAGCATGAACATGGGCAGG ATCGTGTTCTACGAGGACAGGAACTTCCAGGGTCGTTCCTACGAGTGCAGCAGCGACTGTGCCGACATGTCGTCCTACCTGAGCAGGTGTCACTCCTGCAGGGTGGAGAGAGGCTGCTTCATGGTCTACGACCGCACCAACTTCATGGGCAACCAGTACTTCCTGAGGAGGGGAGAGTACTCTGATTACATGAGTATGATGGGAATGAACGACTGCATCAGGTCCTGCCGCATGATCCCCATG CACCGCGGCTCGTACAGGATGAAGATCTATGAGAGGGAGAACTTTGGAGGCCAGATGCACGAGCTGATGGACGACTGCGACAACATCATGGATCGGTACCGCATGTCCAACTGCATGTCGTGTCAGACGATGGACGGACACTGGCTGATGTACGAGCAGCCCCACTACAGAGGCAGGATGATGTACATGAAGCCTGGAGAGTACAGGAGCTTCATGAGCATGGGCATGAGCAACATGAAGTTCATGAGCATGAGACGCATCATGGACTCCTATCATTAG